In Alteromonas macleodii, the sequence GAAGCAAATAGAACTTAATTAATAGTTTCGTAAACCCCCTTCCAGTTAAATTATTGAGAAATAAATGTCGCTTAAGAAAAAAGCTACAAAAGGTAGCATTTGGACGTCTTTAACAAGAACAGGGATCAACGTCGTTGATTTTCTTGTATATGCCTATCTGGCACGAGTTCTAACTTTAGAAGAATTCGGTTTGGCTGGTTTCTGTTTTCTGTTCATTGAATTCGCCAATACGCTTGTAAATGCGGGGGTTAATCAGAATCTAGTTCAAAGAGACAAGTGGGAAGACAGATACGCTGCCAGCACAATGACGTTCGTTGCTGGTATGGGAATGATAGTTGTATTAGGAATTCTGGGTATAGGGGCGCCTATTGCTTATTACTCTTACTCAGAATTAGCTGCTTGGGTTGTTGCCAGCCTCGCCCCAATTACCCTAGTCACAAGCTTACAGGTTGTGGTAAGTGGTAAACTACTTCGCGAATTTAAAAACAAACAAATGGGCGTAGCAAAGTTCTGTGCAACCCTAATCTCTGCTGTGACGATTATAGTATTGGCCGAAAATGGTTATGGGCTTTGGGCGCTAATTATCGGAAAATTGGTTAACGCAATAGTCCAATATTTTCTTCTGCTTTATGTAGCTAAATTCAAACCTTATTTTCACTTTAACAAAAGTGACAATAAGGAGTTGATCAGCTTTTGCCTGCCCCTTTTCGGAATGACAATAATGAACTTTCTTCACCGGAAAGCCAGCAACATGTTTACTGGTTTTGTACTAGGGCCCGCTAGCTTTGCCCTTTTGGCTGCCGCGCAGAAAGGCTCGCTAATAATCAATCAGGTTACTATGAGTTCTATTAATTCTATGGTGGTGCCGAGTTTTTCAAGAGTAACGGAAAAAGACAAGCTTGGAGACCTATATATAAAAATGGTAGCGTTAACGGCGTTACTGGTATTGCCTATTTTCATGGGCCTAGCCGCAATCGCAGATCCTTTTGTTACAATCGCATTCGGAGAAAAATTTTCTCCTAGTGCCGAATATATGGTTATAACCTCGTTCAGTATGTTTCCTGCAGTCATCGCATGGTTCTTACCAAACCTTCTTATTGCAAACGGGAAGACGAAAGATGCGTTCAACCTTACGCTGCTAAATTTGTTTTCTAGCATAGTAGTTGCGGGAGCAACTATTTGGTTTGGAGTCAAAATAATGCTTATAAGCACGGTAATAGCAGGATTTGTTTCGTTACCTATAAGGTTAATGATAGTAAACAAACATGTACCTATAAATTATAAACGTTTGTTTCATGAGCTGATACCGCCCTTCGCTTCATCGATGGCGATGTATTTAATTCTAGTAGCTTTAAAACCCTACTTCACTACATGGTTCTCAAACGATATCCTATTGATTACATTGCTAATTCTTGCAGGGGTATTAATCTATCCAATAGTATACTTCGCCGCTTTCTACAAAAGTGCAAAGATTTGTGCTGCGGAGTTAATAGCTATGTTTAAAACAAAAAAACTGGCTGATTCACAATAGTATATGAAGCCTCTTATGATCTGTGGCGCAGTACGGTTATTTAAAAGCCTTGAACCGTTAATATTGTTGGTACGGTTGATTTCACAACTAGTAATACTATGAAGTTTTTTAATCGCTTCCCAATTTATCAGTTACTAAAACCCACATTAGAGCGTTCTATATAGTGTTCTTGTCCTCTAATTGAATGTATGTTACTCAAGGCAACACTTTCATTAGAAACGCGAGAAAAGAATACTATTTTTAAAGGGCAGTTAGTTGATTCTCAGTATAGTTTGATAATTAATGGATTAGTTGTTATCTGAGTTGTCGTCTACTCGAAGCTCGAAAATATGTTGTTCATATTAGGCAAATGTAGATCTTCGTACCATCCGTCTAATTGAAACTGCTTTAACAGATTTTTTGCCAGCGAAACCTGCTTTTCAGTAATGCTTTCTTTCCATATCGTCAATGGGTCTTTGTTTTCCACAACAGAGCTACCTTTGAATGAAACTATTGAAGAGCCGAACAGTTTGGAAGTCGTTAGCTCAGCGTTTCTTTTTTTACCGCTATACTCTAGTACCTTTTGAATTTCGTCTTGAGGACTTTTCAATACTTGCTCGTAGCAAATGATATGAATTTCGTTTAGAGAAAACTGCTTGGAAATTACTCTATGGATAACGCACCAATTTAAGATTTGTTTTTCTATGTAATCATTTCTCGCCGCAACCTCCTCAATTATTTTGTCTAGTCCATATAAATGAGTAGTCATTAAAGCTTTGTCGTTAAGAAAATGCTCAGGAGAGCTTGGCCAGTTCCAGCGTCTGGTGACGTATTTAGATGCTGCAACTGATAAAGGGTTTCGTACAAGTAATACAGGCTTAACATTTGGAAACTGTGTTGTTGACCACTTTGCGTGTAAATTTGCAAATACATCTTTTACTATTAAGCCTTCATATTGGTTAGATAAAGGTGTTTTGTCTATCCATAAGTTGGTCAGCGAGCCACTAAAAATTGAAGACATCAACTGTTTTAACTCATGGTTTTGAGTTTCATTTGGGATGTACATGTTTTCTTCAAAAAAACGTGCCTCATTTACTTTGTTAGGATGAAAGGGCTCGAACATTTCTCTATATGAGTTATCGGCGTTTATCAATGTAGCAACCCATGTAGTTCCACTTCTACCATCGCCAATAAGCCAAATTACATTTGAGAAATCCCCACGTTTGCACGCTTTCTTTACTTTAATAGAATTTCTAAATTCGATTAATTGATTGCTAAATTTTTTGAGATAAGGTTTCACTATTCCATACCATATGAACCGACTGATTTGACTAGATAGATTCTCTTACAAACTCTTCTAGCTTCCCACGAACTTATAGGCCATATTATTCGCTTCAGCATACTTACGTCCAGAACTATAAAAAATTTGAATGCAATTTAAAATGTCAGCGCTTAAATACTTAGGTATTGTATAAACTTCAATTTTTATCGGTTATCGTAAGCGTAATTAAAAAATTTTACAGCCATAGTATCTTACCACTCTTTGACCGAAAATTTCTGGCCTTAAAATTATGCCCAATTGAGAAGGCTAGTCAAAAAGTCTATCGTTAAGTAAAGTAATACATCTTATCAATTTAGGTGAAGAGTAGGAAACATACGCTGTTACTTAAAATAGGTTAGGTTACTTATTTAATAAGTTGGTGTGACAAGTATACCCACCCAAATGAACTTTAAATTAAACAACTGTGTTCGGTACAGCAATGAAAAAAAGGAATGTTAGTTAATGAATCATAGTCAGCGATTTGGTTACTTATTAAAAAACCCCCAGCTTACCTGGATTAAGCCTAGGAGGCTATTTATGCTCAGCCATATGAGAAGCAGATCATCATTGCTTTCGCATATACTAGGTTCAAACGAAGAAATAATAGGCTATAGTGAGCTAAGTATTAAATACAAACGTGCTTTTTCGCTAATAGACCAAAAAATCGCGTTACACCAGGATGGATTGAAGTTCGACTCCTCTAACATTTTATACGACAAAATCCTTCATAAAAGCTATGACTTTAGAAGATGTTCAGATATAGATAAGGTTAGTTGCAATGCTATCATACTAGTTAGGCAGCCAGTGGCTACTGTGAAGAGCATTGTAACAATGGGAAGAAAACGTAATAACCTAAAGTATAGTGACGTTGATTGGGCTTGTGAATATTATTCTGAGCGGCTCAACTCGCTTGCAGGGTTTGCAAAAAAACTAGATAAATTTATCTATTTAAATTCGGATGATATTGTCGATAATACAGAAACGACGCTTACGAAACTGTCTAAAGCGCTAAATTTAAAGTCTCCTTTGTCAAACGAGTATTCTTCATTTAACAAAACGGGAAAAGAAAAGTCGGGTGATACTTCAAATAACATCAAAATGGGTAAAATCGTCAGGACTGCCGAAAATAGCGAGGTCGAAATTCCCGAAAAGTTGGCTCATAAAATGACTGAACAATATTTAGATATAATTGAATTAATAAAAAAGCGAAGCTTATAATTTTAACATTCTCTGTCTAATTGCTAATAGTTAGCGGACTTTTAGTCCGTAACTATTTTATTAAGCCAATCTAGACGAGCTGGCCGGCTGGTTTATGCACAATTTTAGGCATGCGTCGCAATCTAGTTACTTATCACAAATAACGTGGAGTTCTGAATGGAGCGATTAAACTAGCCTCTTATTAATTTTTTATTTTTTTTTCTTATTTTGTCTCTAAACAAATAGTAAGATTTAGAAAAGTATTTTCTATAATTGAACTTCTTGTTAAGCTTCTTTAAATTCAATGCCACGAATGCTAAAGAATGCAATGTCTGAAATTTCGACTCGTCACCTAGATGATTATTGTAAATTGTAAAAAAATGTTGATTATCTGAAAATTGGTGACTCATAATCATATTTTCTTTGACTGCTCTGGTTGCGACTATACGTTGTTTTTCATTGTTTTTAGATGTGATGCTATTTGGATGAATTCTGTATTTAAACAACACTCTGTTTATAATACCAATTTCTGTAATGCTAACTAATCTGGTCCATAGTTCGAAATCTTCTGCGAGGCAGTAAGCTTTATCATATTGAATATCACTCTTTTTTAATTTTGTCATATCAAACATTACAGTAGGATGGCAAACTGGACAGCCAAAGAGTAACTCTACCGGTTCAAGCTTTCGCGATTTAGTGGAAACTTTTTCCCTAAGTTTTCTTCCATTTTCATCGATATATTCAATACCAGTAAATAGTAATCCAATATTATTATGTTTCCGTAGATACTCTACTTGCGTTTCAAGTCTTGTACTCAGGCAAATATCATCTGCATCCATTCTTGCAATGTAATCGCCACGACTAATCTCTATCCCTTCGTTTAGAGTTGCTATCAACCCTCGATTTTCCCTAGATATTAGCCTAATTCTGGCGTCTTGAAATTTCTCTATTATTTCTCTAGTTCTATCAGAAGAACCGTCGTCGATTATAATTATTTCTAAATTCACATAAGTCTGGCTGCAAACGCTTTCTAGAGCTTCTTTAATGTATAACTCCGCGTTGAAAGCGGGAATAATTACAGAGATAAGTGGAGAAGTAGATTCCATTATTTTCCTTTAATTTTAAACCTGAACCAAACTGTTAAGTTCTTATTTATCACATAGAGATAATGGGTATGCAATTAATAGCCCATTTTCAGTAGTCTAGTAAAAAAGATCATCATGAGCACAAAAAAATAACACGAAAGCTTGAAGGCGTTTTGTCTAATTCTAGGCAGGGAATAATAAGTTTAATGCAAAAAGTTTCACGTATATTTAAGTGGAGAATGATATGCTAATTTTTTTATTTACTAAAGCAGAAATAAAAAAGGCTCTTATACAATAAGAGCCTTTTAGGAACGCTTAGTAGAACATTACTTCGTTTTGCGGAAGCAGAGGATAACTAAAGAAGTCATTAATATAGCCATGCTACCTGGTGCTGGTACATTCACTAGGGAAGAGCCATTCGCTGTACCGTTAAGTACTAAGTTGTCAAAACCAGCGTTGTTACCACCGCCATCACCGAATGCTGTAAAACGAAGTACATAGTCGCTTCCGCCAGACAGAGTGACATTGCTTAAATCAAATGCGATTGATTTCGTTGGTACGAAACCAGCGTTGTTATTATCACCTTCGAATACGTCTACGGTGCTTGAAAATAGTGAACTTACGCCTTCAAAAATATCTAGTGAAAGGCTAAAGTCGCGTTGATTTATTTGAAATTGTCCATTGTTACTAAAAATTGAAGCATCAAGAGTTAGAGACTCTAGATCGATACTACTTACCAGGAAGCTTGCTGTAAGTAGAACGTCAACAAACCAAGTTCCTTCATTGTGGATGTTGTAATCTACGGCAAACAAATTGTCGTAGTTGTCGAATAGATCTAAAGAAGAAAAACTAGTTGTTTGAGGATCAAGTGTGTTTGTCACTTCAACGCTGTTTTCTGTCCAAGAAATGTTTGAAGGGTCACCTGATGTACCTGTAAAATCAGATGCCAAGATTATTTCTGCATTCGCAGATAAAGCAGAAGATAGTGCCGCTACTGCTAAAGTCGCTTTAATTAACTTTTTAAACACGATAACTCCAAAATTATTAGTAAATTTTTATACGTCTATATTTTTAAAGCAATTGTAGTGCCACCTGGTTAAAGAGCTTTAATTACAATGGCTTAAGAGTTGTGGAACTATAAAGAAGTTATCAAGTGTTTAAAATGTTGACACAGCTGTCATCGAGAGTATATCCGAAGGTATATTACG encodes:
- a CDS encoding oligosaccharide flippase family protein; this translates as MSLKKKATKGSIWTSLTRTGINVVDFLVYAYLARVLTLEEFGLAGFCFLFIEFANTLVNAGVNQNLVQRDKWEDRYAASTMTFVAGMGMIVVLGILGIGAPIAYYSYSELAAWVVASLAPITLVTSLQVVVSGKLLREFKNKQMGVAKFCATLISAVTIIVLAENGYGLWALIIGKLVNAIVQYFLLLYVAKFKPYFHFNKSDNKELISFCLPLFGMTIMNFLHRKASNMFTGFVLGPASFALLAAAQKGSLIINQVTMSSINSMVVPSFSRVTEKDKLGDLYIKMVALTALLVLPIFMGLAAIADPFVTIAFGEKFSPSAEYMVITSFSMFPAVIAWFLPNLLIANGKTKDAFNLTLLNLFSSIVVAGATIWFGVKIMLISTVIAGFVSLPIRLMIVNKHVPINYKRLFHELIPPFASSMAMYLILVALKPYFTTWFSNDILLITLLILAGVLIYPIVYFAAFYKSAKICAAELIAMFKTKKLADSQ
- a CDS encoding sulfotransferase domain-containing protein, whose protein sequence is MKPYLKKFSNQLIEFRNSIKVKKACKRGDFSNVIWLIGDGRSGTTWVATLINADNSYREMFEPFHPNKVNEARFFEENMYIPNETQNHELKQLMSSIFSGSLTNLWIDKTPLSNQYEGLIVKDVFANLHAKWSTTQFPNVKPVLLVRNPLSVAASKYVTRRWNWPSSPEHFLNDKALMTTHLYGLDKIIEEVAARNDYIEKQILNWCVIHRVISKQFSLNEIHIICYEQVLKSPQDEIQKVLEYSGKKRNAELTTSKLFGSSIVSFKGSSVVENKDPLTIWKESITEKQVSLAKNLLKQFQLDGWYEDLHLPNMNNIFSSFE
- a CDS encoding sulfotransferase family protein, with translation MNHSQRFGYLLKNPQLTWIKPRRLFMLSHMRSRSSLLSHILGSNEEIIGYSELSIKYKRAFSLIDQKIALHQDGLKFDSSNILYDKILHKSYDFRRCSDIDKVSCNAIILVRQPVATVKSIVTMGRKRNNLKYSDVDWACEYYSERLNSLAGFAKKLDKFIYLNSDDIVDNTETTLTKLSKALNLKSPLSNEYSSFNKTGKEKSGDTSNNIKMGKIVRTAENSEVEIPEKLAHKMTEQYLDIIELIKKRSL
- a CDS encoding glycosyltransferase, with the protein product MESTSPLISVIIPAFNAELYIKEALESVCSQTYVNLEIIIIDDGSSDRTREIIEKFQDARIRLISRENRGLIATLNEGIEISRGDYIARMDADDICLSTRLETQVEYLRKHNNIGLLFTGIEYIDENGRKLREKVSTKSRKLEPVELLFGCPVCHPTVMFDMTKLKKSDIQYDKAYCLAEDFELWTRLVSITEIGIINRVLFKYRIHPNSITSKNNEKQRIVATRAVKENMIMSHQFSDNQHFFTIYNNHLGDESKFQTLHSLAFVALNLKKLNKKFNYRKYFSKSYYLFRDKIRKKNKKLIRG